A window of the Chanodichthys erythropterus isolate Z2021 chromosome 21, ASM2448905v1, whole genome shotgun sequence genome harbors these coding sequences:
- the lrrc41 gene encoding leucine-rich repeat-containing protein 41 isoform X1, with product MHLNEIISSLSRQAPPEATTTFQSDISFQYILFPKHMTEAQQLKCFDHTLGSKKTLQLVFCAKMGIPDGSSLVQMCIVKVAQNIDVLERKVLNLPVSLLKDLMPHLNVYYLDRIETAAATKGISTSVIWAKIWRDLDQTWRWRAKSAPPNQDWKQRCLERLFHMVMFTQVRRGGSYLSNLSDSSILSMTVKHVRVLSLHTSTKNICRLASRDLRPILSTLEKGVTSLKLLDAKALFKHGRKYVLFVLHRLLDHGSVREVVLRRNPDSSFLSWLMSRRRGPQGGLSVSTAPETSQADGHRSVVDDGELEEPSAKRLALDMEENPEVLCSEFSSFSSSADHCPEGQIHSLDFEVSKCEILTTVSHILPTWLCLRTLHLHSDWLIHEEEMSVLVESLRRLFLNPGCSLTDISISHICGHTHLISVLRACPTLLSLSLEICPPADRNAWRHQPHFTENKVLCLEKLSVKSTGPMTVKCFLPALTWAPKLNSLHMTGIHLSRQFFHTLAGSNPLLKVLKLEDINLADYHQEILHFLEYSVLEELSLKDCRLLDKCTVKKDFLVPFVEALKGISSLQSLMLAQNRLATSAIEIANLFSGCNPSKITKLDLSSNFILPAELLEFAQLLETFRPVQRLTLDLRFNPLDRDPEVKGQALRKLIPYCNILTDDWDSRSTMADHVSVM from the exons ATGCATCTTAATGAAATAATCAGCTCTCTGAGCCGACAAGCGCCCCCTGAAGCAACTACTACATTTCAGTCCGATATTTCCTTCCAATACATTTTATTTCCGAAACACATGACGGAAGCACAACAGTTGAAATGTTTTGACCACACGCTCGGCTCTAAGAAAACACTTCAGCTGGTCTTTTGTGCAAAAATGGGAATTCCAGATGGAAGCTCGTTAGTGCAAATGTGTATCGTGAAAGTTGCTCAAAACATCGATGTATTAGAAAGAAAGGTTTTGA ATCTGCCTGTCTCTCTCCTGAAAGACTTAATGCCACATTTAAACGTTTACTATCTGGACAGGATCGAAACTGCTGCTGCCACAAAAG GAATCTCCACCTCCGTAATTTGGGCGAAAATATGGAGAGATCTGGATCAGACGTGGCGCTGGAGAGCAAAG TCTGCACCGCCCAATCAGGACTGGAAGCAGCGATGTTTGGAAAGGCTCTTTCACATGGTCATGTTCACCCAGGTCAGACGAGGAGGATCGTACCTTTCCAACCTCAGCGATTCTTCCATTCTCTCCATGACTGTAAAGCACGTCAGAGTCCTCTCTCTCCACACGTCAACCAAAAACATCTGCAGGCTCGCATCCAGGGACCTGCGTCCCATCCTGAGCACCTTAGAAAAAGGAGTGACGTCCCTCAAATTACTGGATGCGAAAGCTCTATTCAAACACGGACGGAAATACGTGTTGTTTGTTCTCCACCGGCTCCTGGACCACGGGTCTGTCAGAGAAGTGGTTCTGAGAAGAAATCCAGATTCATCTTTTCTGAGCTGGCTCATGTCCAGGCGCAGGGGTCCTCAGGGTGGGTTATCAGTGTCCACCGCACCAGAGACGTCCCAAGCTGATGGCCATCGTTCAGTAGTGGATGATGGAGAGCTGGAGGAACCCTCAGCCAAACGTCTTGCTTTAGACATGGAGGAAAATCCAGAGGTTTTGTGCAGCGAGTTTTCGTCCTTTAGCAGCTCTGCTGACCACTGCCCTGAAGGTCAGATCCACTCGCTTGATTTTGAAGTGTCCAAATGTGAAATCCTGACCACGGTGTCACATATCCTGCCTACATGGTTGTGTCTTCGCACACTACATCTTCACAGCGACT GGCTCATTCATGAGGAGGAGATGTCAGTGTTGGTGGAGTCTCTCAGACGGTTGTTCCTGAACCCTGGCTGCTCTCTCACAGATATCAGTATAAGTCACATTTGCGGTCACACACACTTGATCAGCGTGTTGAGAGCATGTCCGACCCTACTGAGCCTTTCTCTGGAGATCTGCCCACCTGCCGACAGAAACGCATGGAGACATCAGCCGCATTTCACTGAAAACAaag TGCTCTGCCTGGAAAAGCTGTCAGTCAAATCCACTGGTCCAATGACAGTCAAGTGTTTCCTGCCAGCCCTGACGTGGGCTCCTAAACTCAACAGCCTTCATATGACCGGAATCCATCTGTCACGACAATTTTTTCACACATTAGCAG GATCTAATCCATTACTCAAGGTATTAAAGCTGGAAGACATAAACCTAGCTGACTATCACCAGGAGATTCTTCATTTTCTGGAATATTCTGTGTTAGAAG AGCTGTCCTTGAAAGACTGTAGGCTGCTGGATAAGTGTACAGTAAAGAAGGACTTCCTGGTGCCATTTGTTGAAGCACTGAAAGGGATCTCGTCCCTCCAGAGCCTGATGCTGGCCCAGAATCGACTGG CAACAAGCGCCATAGAGATCGCCAACTTATTCTCAGGATGCAATCCCAGCAAAATCACAAAATTGGACCTTAG CTCTAATTTCATTCTTCCTGCTGAACTTCTGGAGTTTGCACAGCTGCTGGAAACATTCAGGCCGGTTCAGCGACTAACACTGGACCTGCGCTTTAATCCACTGGATCGCGACcctgaggtcaaaggtcaagctCTGCGAAAGCTCATCCCATACTGTAACATATTAACAGATGACTGGGACTCTAGGTCCACTATGGCCGATCACGTCAGTGTGATGTGA
- the faah gene encoding fatty-acid amide hydrolase 1 isoform X2 translates to MDSFNLQHLTSDMNINWMPVFAATFCGSSALFIFWKWRNNQKIQTKILNARRRRDKSLQLAEQAVQEFKIQNPDFESSSIVSLSLSELTGKLKEGSLQPDAVLHAFMAKALEVNKNLNCCTEILMESVAQLKDINTQKKGLLYGVPISIKENVAYKGHDSSCGVVSKLDQPAVMDSVVVRVLKKQGAIPFIKTNVPQGLLSYDCSNPIYGQTLNPYNLQKTPGGSSGGEGALIRGGGSILGLGTDIGGSIRIPASFCGICGFKPTSKRLSVQGISSCTKGQKSVLSSFGPMARDVESLALCMRALLCQDMFTLDPTVPPIAFNQKVYESSEPLRIGYYENDGYLQPSPSMARAFRETKDLLERAGHTLVPFQPLRLYDVFHELAVRGILADGGDTLLNHLKAGPIDPCLRDQATLLGIPGFIKKLLFVVLKPFYPRLSASLHASVRVGSIAELWRQHTNIEGTSAAGTNALIGCITVLMLWTWTVSFLEPS, encoded by the exons ATGGACAGTTTTAATTTGCAACATCTTACTTCAGATATGAATATTAACTGGATGCCGGTGTTTGCAGCCACTTTTTGCGGTTCATCTGCGTTATTTATCTTCTGGAAATGGAGAAATAACCAGAAGATTCAAACGAAAATACTTAACGCACGGAGAAGACGTGATAAATCACTCCAACTGGCTGAACAAGCGGTGCAAGAGTTTAAAATACAG AACCCAGACTTTGAGAGCAGTTCCATAGTGTCTCTGTCTTTGTCTGAGCTCACTGGGAAACTCAAGGAGGGCTCCCTGCAGCCAGATGCTGTTCTTCATGCTTTTATGGCAAAG GCTCTGGAGGTGAACAAGAATCTGAACTGCTGCACTGAGATCTTAATGGAGTCTGTGGCTCAACTAAAAGATATCAACACTCAAAAGAAAGGTCTTCTGTATGGAGTGCCAATCAGCATTAAGGAAAATGTTGCATATAAG GGTCATGATTCTTCATGTGGTGTGGTGAGTAAGTTGGATCAGCCTGCGGTCATGGACAGTGTGGTGGTTAGAGTGCTAAAGAAACAAGGTGCAATCCCGTTCATCAAGACCAACGTACCGCAAGGTCTTCTCAG TTATGACTGCAGTAACCCCATTTATGGGCAAACCTTGAACCCCTACAACCTCCAGAAGACCCCTGGCGGTTCTTCCGGAGGGGAGGGAGCTCTGATCAGAGGAGGCGGCTCAATCCTGGGCCTAGGCACTGACATTGGAGGGAGCATTCGTATCCCAGCATCCTTCTGTGGGATTTGTGGATTTAAGCCCACATCGAAGAGACTAAG TGTTCAAGGAATCAGTTCTTGCACCAAAGGCCAGAAGTCAG TGTTGTCCTCTTTTGGCCCTATGGCAAGGGACGTCGAGAGCTTGGCTCTGTGCATGCGGGCACTGCTCTGCCAGGATATGTTCACCTTAGATCCCACTGTTCCTCCCATAGCATTCAACCAAAAG GTCTATGAGAGCTCAGAGCCCCTGAGGATTGGTTATTATGAGAACGATGGTTACCTCCAGCCGTCTCCAAGCATGGCCAGGGCCTTCAGGGAGACTAAGGACCTGCTGGAGAGAGCAGGTCACACG CTTGTTCCCTTCCAACCTCTGCGGCTCTACGACGTCTTCCATGAGTTGGCTGTTAGAGGGATCTTGGCTGATGGAGGCGATACCCTCTTAAATCATCT GAAGGCGGGCCCCATTGACCCGTGTCTCCGGGATCAGGCCACCCTGTTGGGCATTCCAGGCTTCATAAAGAAATTACTTTTTGTTGTTCTAAAGCCTTTT TATCCACGGTTGTCTGCAAGCCTACATGCAAGTGTTAGAGTTGG GTCTATAGCAGAATTATGGAGACAACATACAAATATTGAG GGAACAAGTGCTGCAGGCACAAATGCACTAATCGGTTGCATAACTGTGTTGATGTTGTGGACCTGGACAGTTTCGTTCCTGGAACCCTCCTAG
- the lrrc41 gene encoding leucine-rich repeat-containing protein 41 isoform X2 yields the protein MCRDKMKADLPVSLLKDLMPHLNVYYLDRIETAAATKGISTSVIWAKIWRDLDQTWRWRAKSAPPNQDWKQRCLERLFHMVMFTQVRRGGSYLSNLSDSSILSMTVKHVRVLSLHTSTKNICRLASRDLRPILSTLEKGVTSLKLLDAKALFKHGRKYVLFVLHRLLDHGSVREVVLRRNPDSSFLSWLMSRRRGPQGGLSVSTAPETSQADGHRSVVDDGELEEPSAKRLALDMEENPEVLCSEFSSFSSSADHCPEGQIHSLDFEVSKCEILTTVSHILPTWLCLRTLHLHSDWLIHEEEMSVLVESLRRLFLNPGCSLTDISISHICGHTHLISVLRACPTLLSLSLEICPPADRNAWRHQPHFTENKVLCLEKLSVKSTGPMTVKCFLPALTWAPKLNSLHMTGIHLSRQFFHTLAGSNPLLKVLKLEDINLADYHQEILHFLEYSVLEELSLKDCRLLDKCTVKKDFLVPFVEALKGISSLQSLMLAQNRLATSAIEIANLFSGCNPSKITKLDLSSNFILPAELLEFAQLLETFRPVQRLTLDLRFNPLDRDPEVKGQALRKLIPYCNILTDDWDSRSTMADHVSVM from the exons ATGTGTAGAGATAAAATGAAAGCAG ATCTGCCTGTCTCTCTCCTGAAAGACTTAATGCCACATTTAAACGTTTACTATCTGGACAGGATCGAAACTGCTGCTGCCACAAAAG GAATCTCCACCTCCGTAATTTGGGCGAAAATATGGAGAGATCTGGATCAGACGTGGCGCTGGAGAGCAAAG TCTGCACCGCCCAATCAGGACTGGAAGCAGCGATGTTTGGAAAGGCTCTTTCACATGGTCATGTTCACCCAGGTCAGACGAGGAGGATCGTACCTTTCCAACCTCAGCGATTCTTCCATTCTCTCCATGACTGTAAAGCACGTCAGAGTCCTCTCTCTCCACACGTCAACCAAAAACATCTGCAGGCTCGCATCCAGGGACCTGCGTCCCATCCTGAGCACCTTAGAAAAAGGAGTGACGTCCCTCAAATTACTGGATGCGAAAGCTCTATTCAAACACGGACGGAAATACGTGTTGTTTGTTCTCCACCGGCTCCTGGACCACGGGTCTGTCAGAGAAGTGGTTCTGAGAAGAAATCCAGATTCATCTTTTCTGAGCTGGCTCATGTCCAGGCGCAGGGGTCCTCAGGGTGGGTTATCAGTGTCCACCGCACCAGAGACGTCCCAAGCTGATGGCCATCGTTCAGTAGTGGATGATGGAGAGCTGGAGGAACCCTCAGCCAAACGTCTTGCTTTAGACATGGAGGAAAATCCAGAGGTTTTGTGCAGCGAGTTTTCGTCCTTTAGCAGCTCTGCTGACCACTGCCCTGAAGGTCAGATCCACTCGCTTGATTTTGAAGTGTCCAAATGTGAAATCCTGACCACGGTGTCACATATCCTGCCTACATGGTTGTGTCTTCGCACACTACATCTTCACAGCGACT GGCTCATTCATGAGGAGGAGATGTCAGTGTTGGTGGAGTCTCTCAGACGGTTGTTCCTGAACCCTGGCTGCTCTCTCACAGATATCAGTATAAGTCACATTTGCGGTCACACACACTTGATCAGCGTGTTGAGAGCATGTCCGACCCTACTGAGCCTTTCTCTGGAGATCTGCCCACCTGCCGACAGAAACGCATGGAGACATCAGCCGCATTTCACTGAAAACAaag TGCTCTGCCTGGAAAAGCTGTCAGTCAAATCCACTGGTCCAATGACAGTCAAGTGTTTCCTGCCAGCCCTGACGTGGGCTCCTAAACTCAACAGCCTTCATATGACCGGAATCCATCTGTCACGACAATTTTTTCACACATTAGCAG GATCTAATCCATTACTCAAGGTATTAAAGCTGGAAGACATAAACCTAGCTGACTATCACCAGGAGATTCTTCATTTTCTGGAATATTCTGTGTTAGAAG AGCTGTCCTTGAAAGACTGTAGGCTGCTGGATAAGTGTACAGTAAAGAAGGACTTCCTGGTGCCATTTGTTGAAGCACTGAAAGGGATCTCGTCCCTCCAGAGCCTGATGCTGGCCCAGAATCGACTGG CAACAAGCGCCATAGAGATCGCCAACTTATTCTCAGGATGCAATCCCAGCAAAATCACAAAATTGGACCTTAG CTCTAATTTCATTCTTCCTGCTGAACTTCTGGAGTTTGCACAGCTGCTGGAAACATTCAGGCCGGTTCAGCGACTAACACTGGACCTGCGCTTTAATCCACTGGATCGCGACcctgaggtcaaaggtcaagctCTGCGAAAGCTCATCCCATACTGTAACATATTAACAGATGACTGGGACTCTAGGTCCACTATGGCCGATCACGTCAGTGTGATGTGA
- the uqcrh gene encoding cytochrome b-c1 complex subunit 6, mitochondrial — translation MVFEDKMIMNGEPEEEEEEEEEEEEEMVDPLETLREKCEQTEHCVHARERLESCESRVGSRSETTEDCTEELFDFLHARDHCVAHKVFQSIK, via the exons ATGGTTTTCGAAGACAAAATGATCATGAACGGAGAGCCAGAGGAG gaggaggaggaggaagaagaagaggaggaggaaatggtG GACCCTCTGGAGACTCTAAGGGAGAAGTGTGAGCAGACGGAGCATTGCGTTCACGCACGCGAGCGGCTGGAGTCGTGCGAGTCCCGGGTCGGTTCGCGCTCAGAGACAACAGAAGACTGCACAGAGGAGCTCTTTGATTTCCTGCATGCTCGCGACCACTGT GTGGCCCACAAGGTCTTCCAGTCAATCAAATAA
- the faah gene encoding fatty-acid amide hydrolase 1 isoform X1, translated as MDSFNLQHLTSDMNINWMPVFAATFCGSSALFIFWKWRNNQKIQTKILNARRRRDKSLQLAEQAVQEFKIQNPDFESSSIVSLSLSELTGKLKEGSLQPDAVLHAFMAKALEVNKNLNCCTEILMESVAQLKDINTQKKGLLYGVPISIKENVAYKGHDSSCGVVSKLDQPAVMDSVVVRVLKKQGAIPFIKTNVPQGLLSYDCSNPIYGQTLNPYNLQKTPGGSSGGEGALIRGGGSILGLGTDIGGSIRIPASFCGICGFKPTSKRLSVQGISSCTKGQKSVLSSFGPMARDVESLALCMRALLCQDMFTLDPTVPPIAFNQKVYESSEPLRIGYYENDGYLQPSPSMARAFRETKDLLERAGHTLVPFQPLRLYDVFHELAVRGILADGGDTLLNHLKAGPIDPCLRDQATLLGIPGFIKKLLFVVLKPFYPRLSASLHASVRVGSIAELWRQHTNIEEYIDEVIAEWRRLNVDVLLCPMLGPAYNFRYCGRLSCTLSYTLLYNLLNFPAGVVTVSTVTEEDEARLNQYKGIHGDMWDKLFVKAVTGAVGLPVAVQCVSLPWQDEMCLRFMREVEQLTAKNKLNRKHSDK; from the exons ATGGACAGTTTTAATTTGCAACATCTTACTTCAGATATGAATATTAACTGGATGCCGGTGTTTGCAGCCACTTTTTGCGGTTCATCTGCGTTATTTATCTTCTGGAAATGGAGAAATAACCAGAAGATTCAAACGAAAATACTTAACGCACGGAGAAGACGTGATAAATCACTCCAACTGGCTGAACAAGCGGTGCAAGAGTTTAAAATACAG AACCCAGACTTTGAGAGCAGTTCCATAGTGTCTCTGTCTTTGTCTGAGCTCACTGGGAAACTCAAGGAGGGCTCCCTGCAGCCAGATGCTGTTCTTCATGCTTTTATGGCAAAG GCTCTGGAGGTGAACAAGAATCTGAACTGCTGCACTGAGATCTTAATGGAGTCTGTGGCTCAACTAAAAGATATCAACACTCAAAAGAAAGGTCTTCTGTATGGAGTGCCAATCAGCATTAAGGAAAATGTTGCATATAAG GGTCATGATTCTTCATGTGGTGTGGTGAGTAAGTTGGATCAGCCTGCGGTCATGGACAGTGTGGTGGTTAGAGTGCTAAAGAAACAAGGTGCAATCCCGTTCATCAAGACCAACGTACCGCAAGGTCTTCTCAG TTATGACTGCAGTAACCCCATTTATGGGCAAACCTTGAACCCCTACAACCTCCAGAAGACCCCTGGCGGTTCTTCCGGAGGGGAGGGAGCTCTGATCAGAGGAGGCGGCTCAATCCTGGGCCTAGGCACTGACATTGGAGGGAGCATTCGTATCCCAGCATCCTTCTGTGGGATTTGTGGATTTAAGCCCACATCGAAGAGACTAAG TGTTCAAGGAATCAGTTCTTGCACCAAAGGCCAGAAGTCAG TGTTGTCCTCTTTTGGCCCTATGGCAAGGGACGTCGAGAGCTTGGCTCTGTGCATGCGGGCACTGCTCTGCCAGGATATGTTCACCTTAGATCCCACTGTTCCTCCCATAGCATTCAACCAAAAG GTCTATGAGAGCTCAGAGCCCCTGAGGATTGGTTATTATGAGAACGATGGTTACCTCCAGCCGTCTCCAAGCATGGCCAGGGCCTTCAGGGAGACTAAGGACCTGCTGGAGAGAGCAGGTCACACG CTTGTTCCCTTCCAACCTCTGCGGCTCTACGACGTCTTCCATGAGTTGGCTGTTAGAGGGATCTTGGCTGATGGAGGCGATACCCTCTTAAATCATCT GAAGGCGGGCCCCATTGACCCGTGTCTCCGGGATCAGGCCACCCTGTTGGGCATTCCAGGCTTCATAAAGAAATTACTTTTTGTTGTTCTAAAGCCTTTT TATCCACGGTTGTCTGCAAGCCTACATGCAAGTGTTAGAGTTGG GTCTATAGCAGAATTATGGAGACAACATACAAATATTGAG GAATACATTGATGAGGTGATAGCAGAATGGAGGAGACTGAATGTGGACGTTTTGTTGTGCCCAATGCTTGGACCAGCCTACAATTTCCGTTACTGCGGGCGTCTCAGCT GTACTCTCAGTTACACCCTGCTGTACAACCTGCTGAACTTCCCTGCTGGGGTCGTGACTGTGTCTACAGTGACGGAAGAGGACGAGGCACGGCTCAATCAGTATAAGGGCATCCATGGTGACATGTGGGACAAATTGTTCGTTAAG gcAGTGACAGGTGCCGTAGGTCTCCCTGTGGCAGTACAGTGTGTATCTCTGCCATGGCAGGATGAAATGTGTCTGCGCTTTATGAGAGAGGTGGAACAGCTCACAGCCAAGAACAAACTCAACAGGAAACATAGTGACAAATAA